A single region of the Thermoplasmata archaeon genome encodes:
- a CDS encoding transcriptional regulator, which yields MALPSLDPVIHQATRLRIMTLLFRNRTAAFTWARDTLGLTDGNLDTHATRLEEAGYILRGRVLTTAGFQVRLRITSEGDVAFRAYLEALRAYFLTEPVEPHVEGGVPPSAPS from the coding sequence GTGGCGTTGCCCAGCTTGGACCCGGTGATCCACCAGGCCACGCGCCTGCGCATCATGACCCTCCTGTTCCGGAACCGAACCGCTGCGTTCACGTGGGCACGAGACACGCTCGGGCTGACGGACGGCAACTTGGACACGCATGCGACACGGCTCGAGGAGGCGGGCTATATCCTCAGGGGACGCGTCCTTACGACCGCGGGCTTCCAAGTCCGCCTGCGCATCACCTCGGAAGGCGACGTAGCGTTTCGCGCCTACCTCGAAGCCTTGCGCGCCTACTTTCTCACGGAGCCGGTCGAGCCGCACGTCGAAGGCGGTGTCCCGCCCTCCGCACCGTCGTGA
- a CDS encoding winged helix-turn-helix transcriptional regulator encodes MPEPAPADTESDAHPARKARVPGPIGDEAPPASRLPEERSDDELFRDLMDRFTVLAETCARFSQDVYRWTGARPDVDIDDTIRRNLRIVRTIFGKWSLEILAIIHFDRSASFLQIKKALGRITRPVLSAKLRELERAGLVQRSSATARPTASRYTLTHKGLMITRLGEPVFLYLRVASGWRGHTEREPAEATAGPEPSSPIEP; translated from the coding sequence GTGCCAGAGCCAGCCCCGGCAGACACCGAATCCGACGCGCACCCCGCGCGGAAAGCCCGCGTCCCTGGGCCGATTGGCGATGAGGCGCCGCCGGCCTCCCGCCTTCCCGAGGAGCGGTCCGACGATGAGCTCTTCCGAGACCTGATGGACCGGTTTACCGTGCTCGCCGAGACCTGCGCGCGGTTCTCCCAAGACGTCTACCGGTGGACCGGCGCACGACCCGACGTGGACATCGACGACACGATCCGCCGGAACCTCCGGATCGTCCGCACCATCTTTGGGAAGTGGTCCCTCGAGATCCTGGCGATCATCCACTTCGACCGGTCCGCCTCCTTCCTGCAGATCAAGAAGGCGTTGGGTCGAATCACGCGCCCCGTCCTGAGCGCGAAGCTCCGGGAGCTCGAGAGGGCGGGGCTCGTCCAGCGCTCCTCGGCGACCGCGCGTCCCACGGCCAGCCGGTACACGCTGACGCACAAGGGCCTGATGATCACCCGCCTCGGGGAGCCCGTATTCCTGTACTTGCGGGTCGCCTCGGGCTGGCGCGGCCACACCGAGAGGGAGCCGGCGGAGGCCACCGCGGGCCCCGAGCCGTCCTCCCCGATTGAGCCCTGA
- a CDS encoding class I SAM-dependent methyltransferase, which translates to MPERLSFDRVATIYDETRGLPPRILSRVLGVLVDELRGKRVLEVGVGTGRFAVPLQKSGIDLVGIDISHAMVDLGLAKGLRNVIFADAARLPFPARAFDVATSNHVLHLIADWRDVLREIARVTAETYFSVIGRSSGPDLNREYHALVEDGGFHWQPPGLHERKLPERLKPDLVMPVGPFPERLPADRAIAEIEQRAFTTQWEVPEELHRDAVRALRKRWGGKELTWTTTYEIASWDVSRLAGIPEAEDGQRP; encoded by the coding sequence ATGCCCGAACGCCTCTCGTTCGACCGAGTGGCAACTATCTACGACGAGACGCGCGGCCTGCCGCCTCGAATCCTGTCGCGAGTCCTCGGCGTCCTCGTCGACGAGCTCCGCGGCAAGCGCGTCCTGGAGGTCGGCGTGGGGACGGGGCGGTTCGCGGTCCCGCTGCAGAAGAGCGGCATCGACCTCGTCGGCATCGACATCTCCCATGCGATGGTCGATCTCGGCTTGGCGAAAGGCCTGCGGAACGTCATCTTCGCGGACGCGGCCCGGCTCCCCTTCCCCGCGCGGGCGTTCGACGTCGCGACGTCGAATCACGTACTCCACCTCATCGCCGATTGGAGGGACGTCTTGCGGGAGATCGCGCGCGTGACCGCGGAGACGTACTTCAGCGTCATCGGCCGCTCCAGCGGTCCCGACCTGAACCGGGAGTACCACGCCCTCGTGGAGGACGGCGGGTTCCACTGGCAGCCGCCCGGGCTCCACGAGAGAAAGCTGCCCGAGCGGCTCAAACCCGACCTCGTGATGCCGGTCGGGCCGTTCCCGGAGAGGCTCCCGGCGGACCGCGCGATCGCGGAGATCGAGCAACGCGCGTTCACGACGCAGTGGGAGGTCCCGGAGGAGCTGCACCGCGACGCCGTGCGGGCGCTGCGGAAGCGGTGGGGCGGGAAGGAGCTCACGTGGACCACGACGTACGAGATCGCGTCGTGGGACGTCTCCCGGCTCGCGGGCATCCCCGAGGCCGAGGACGGTCAGAGGCCCTGA
- the dph5 gene encoding diphthine synthase, with translation MGELLFIGLGLHDEKGITLRGLEEARAADVVFAELYTSGLAGASPEAVGRLVDKPIRKVSRAEVEDGKGILEAATTRRVAFLVVGDPMAATTHVDLRLRAAKAGIRTRVVHGVSILTAAAGALGLQAYKFGRTTTVPWPSPGFAPTSPLEAILENRRAGLHTLVLLDVREDGTSLEPRDAIASLLRMAVDLRTEAIGPDTLACVLGRIGSPDAVALAGPLASLVAWDAGPPPHCLVVPGALHFLEKEALVVFAGAQGL, from the coding sequence ATGGGGGAACTCCTCTTCATCGGACTCGGGCTGCACGACGAGAAAGGCATCACCCTTCGCGGATTGGAGGAGGCGCGGGCCGCGGACGTCGTCTTCGCCGAGTTGTACACCTCCGGGCTCGCGGGGGCGTCGCCCGAAGCGGTCGGGCGGCTCGTCGACAAGCCGATTCGAAAGGTCTCGCGTGCCGAGGTCGAAGATGGCAAAGGCATCCTGGAGGCCGCGACAACCCGTCGCGTCGCGTTCCTGGTCGTCGGCGATCCGATGGCCGCGACGACCCACGTCGACCTCCGGCTGCGGGCCGCGAAGGCGGGCATCCGTACGCGGGTCGTTCATGGCGTCTCGATCCTGACGGCGGCCGCAGGCGCCCTTGGGCTCCAGGCGTACAAGTTCGGCCGGACGACGACGGTGCCGTGGCCGTCGCCCGGGTTCGCGCCGACGAGCCCCCTCGAGGCGATCCTGGAGAACCGTCGTGCCGGTCTCCACACGCTCGTCCTCCTCGACGTCCGCGAGGACGGGACGTCCCTCGAGCCGCGCGATGCGATTGCGTCCCTCCTGCGCATGGCGGTCGATCTCCGTACTGAGGCGATCGGCCCGGACACCCTGGCCTGCGTCCTCGGTCGCATCGGCTCCCCCGACGCCGTCGCCCTCGCGGGCCCTCTCGCCTCGCTGGTCGCCTGGGACGCGGGACCGCCCCCGCACTGCCTCGTGGTCCCGGGGGCGTTGCACTTCCTCGAGAAGGAAGCGCTCGTGGTCTTCGCGGGGGCTCAGGGCCTCTGA